The DNA region TGTTAATTTATAACGTTCAATTGGTTATTCTATTGAGATAATGTTCTGTAAATTTCGTGGGCATATCTctaatgggttttttttttaaatgggtTTTGATAAAAAGCCCCCAAATTCAGACCcggcaaaaaataaaatacacattttcaaaatttgtaaaattgatCGTAAACCTTTGGACTCAAAGAACAAGTTTTAGATCTAGTAcaactaagataaactgcataccacaaattttcaatttggcccCAGGGTCCATTTTGGagccaattgaaaaattcaattttgtatgtgtttttttggtCTCTCTGCTTGACGTTACTTTACCCCACTAACTCACACTAAAGTATAACAACACTTGAACTATGAAAGATAGTGAATTAAATTTCCCGTCGAATGAGATGTTGTTCATCCAAATCGGATTTAAAATAGATAGACTTCGTTGCCCTGCAAAAAGGGGTGTTTTTTCTTAAAGAGGTGTTTTCAACAGCCCAACTatttccctctctttcttttggtaaaaggtttttttttcaataaaaactatttcaagatataaatattttttacctACTGCGTCTTCTGTTTGCTTGCCTGTTGGCGAATTTTTGTCCCTTTTACCTACTTAGCGGCCTTTTGCACCAAAAGAAACAGAGGGATtctaatttttgaatatttaattatactTAGTTCTATCTAGAAACATTTAGAATATAATTTATTGggtaaatattttgaattatttttgtaaatatcgtataaatggaaatgaaaaattattcaGGTAAAAATTGTGCAAATTTATTAATagtttctatttatttttttatttttaaattacctacataaatatacaatatatactTCTTTTACGGgtgtttttaaatgatttaatttattttatacctTTTAAGACTATATTTTTCAtcttaattttcatttctttttataaagttattttatagcttttaatttaaaaaatatatacataatattaGTAAACCATGTTCTTCAAAGTTTCAAGGAAAAAACAAgttattatttatgttttagtttacaaaaatatatataaaatattcataaacatcactttttaaaatttttcaggTTAATCAACAATTTGttgataatttaaaattttgggctgtataaaaattatgaattttattttctttttaacttTTGAATTGAAGTCATGGAAATGGAGTCCAAAAACTGCTAATTGAAATTCAGCAGgcaaatttgaattgttttgtttttctcccCATTTGTTAAAATGGtaagttattattattaatctTGAGAGAAAAGAAAGTAAAGTTAATATTACTAGTTGATGGGTCTTTCATAGTTTTGGGGTTGACATTCCGTCCCTGTATTTACTCTGATCAGCCGCTTATTGTTTATATTGCATTTCATTAACGCTGAttctttcaaaataatttagttaaatttaaaaggttttttacttttcttttctttttttttcattgatGTGGGTTTTGCTGTGCCATGGCTGCtgtggtttttcttttttcttcattattttttgtttttctgatCACTTTTCTTATTAATTTGGAGCACACACACGGAAACGTTTTTGATTGGTTGGCCAACTAGATGGCTGAGAGTGCGTGATGCCCGTGGCCGAGGTCTGAGGCGGGTTGGGTCACGAATTTCTGCAGACGTCCGCTACTTGATGGGGTCGCAAAAAACCTATTTGGGGCAGCGTTTGACCAGCTTCGGTAGTCAGTCGCCAAGTGAACTTCAGCGAATATTGATCGCTCCATTCAAAGAGTGTGAAGTGTGTGTTCTATTGAGTGAAATATTATTGCAAAAATGAGATTGCAGTATTTGCTGCTAGTCCTGACGCTAATTGGTTGCCAATTGGCGGTCAATGGTCAGGATGCGAGAGCCACAGTTATATCAGGAGACGAGGCAGCAGCCACTGTTGATGCCTTGGGAGAGAAGGGCGATGATGCGTCCACAACCAATACGGAGGATAAGCCACAGATACCAAGTCAGGATGCGGTAAGAAATAATTAGAGACAATAGGTAAGAATTTAGTTATTTGAAAAGTGTCTATTCTGATTCTGTAGATATTGGCCCAATTGCCGCCCATAACCCCGTTGCGCAGTGGAATTCCTTCATTGGATGCCTTCTACATGCTATTCCCTGCTTTGGGCAGTCTCCTACGTTGGGGTAGCCTCTTCCCGGCTCACACAATTCTCGGAGCTGTGCCAGATTCCCTGCCAAATGTGTCCACTCAGCCGCAAGCGGCAGCCTCGAAAGTTGTCCTCGTTTTGGCCGATGATGCCCAGGCCAAGTCACGTGTTGCCCGTCAAAATGCTGGAACTCCGGCCTTGAATGGCCCCGATATGTTCACTTCGCTGTTGGGACAAATGGCACCACAAAATCTTGGTCAGATGATGAGTCCCGAAAGTTTGGGACAATTCGTGCCACAAGTGGGTCAGGCTTTGCAGAATTTCCAATTGCCGCAAGGATTGCCATTCCAAGGATTGGATAACTTTTTAGGTGCCCCACTACCAGTGTTGGgagcaccaccaccaactcCAGCCCCGGCACCTACACCCAAAGCGGCCAGTGATGATCCGGCACCCGCACCAGCAACTCCACCAGCGGGTTCCTTTGCAGCATTCTTTAATCCTTCGAATTTCGATGCCCCCGGTCTTTTGGGTCAAATGCAGGCGCAGCTTCCACCACTTCCAGCTGCACCAGCTGGTACCCCTGACTTTATGGCTGGCCTTCGTCAATTCTGGCCAGGAGCTGCAGCTTCAGGAGGAGCCGCTGGATCTGATGCCCAAGCTTCGGACATATCTGAGGTGCGTGTTAAGCCAGGTGAGCAGTTGGctcaattgaaaatcaaaacgCCACAGGATCTGGACCAGGACAAAGAGCAGGAAAACGTTCCCCTGCTATGGTTCCGTTTGCCCATAAGCCAGGAGGAGAGTTCGGAGAAGGACAAAACCACCGAGGATCTGCGCATCAAGAACAAACTTCAGGCCTTCGAACGTCAGGTGATTAGCGAATTGAAGCTGCTGCAGCAAATCGAACGTCTGGCCAAGGAGATGCGTGCCCAGGCCAGTGCCCAAGGAGCCTCTCCCTACAAGCTCAACTATCCACTGAGCCGTACTCCTGTTCATAAGATAACTCGGGCGGATATTGAGCGAGCTTTGCGTGATGATTATGTGCGCCGTCTACTCCACAAGGAGGCGCAACGCAAGTCCTGGATTGGTCAAAAAGCCAAATACATTCGCGACGAGGCAGCTGGAAAAGAAACGGGAGCTGCATTGAAGCGTCAGACCAATCTGTCCAAAGATGAAATTATCAAGATGATGGCCTATGCCTATCGTATGGCCAacgaacagcagcaacaagcaGAGGAGAAGGCAAAGGAGGATAAAATATATGCCGCCTACAGGGCCACCACACAACAGACAGGCAATGATCACAAAGCCAAGATGATGCGACAAATGGCAGAGGATGAGGgtaaacagcaacaacagcaacagcaacaggcgGAGCAGAATCCCATGATGATGCGCCAAATAACTGAGGAGCAGGCTAGGCAACAGATGGCACAGAATCCCATGATGATGCAACAGCGCCAAATGTCAGAAGATCTAGCTAGACAACAGGCGGCTCAAAACCCCATGATGATGCAGCAACGTCAAATGGCTGAGGAACAGGCCAGACAGCAAATGTCACAGAACCCCATGATGATGCAACAGCGCCAAATGGCCGAAGATCTAGCTAGACAACAGGTAGCTCAAATGATGCAACAGCGTCAAATGGCTGAGGAGCAGGCTAGGCAGCACATGGCACAGAATCCCATGATGATGCAGCAACGTCAAATGGCTGAGGAACAGGCCAGACAACAAGCAGCTCAAAACCCCATGATGATGCAACAGCGTCAAATGGCTGAGGATCAGGCTAGGCAACAGATGGCACAGAATCCAATGATGATGCAACAGCGTCAAATGGCAGAAGATCTAGCCAGACAACAAGCAGCTCAAAACCCCATGATGATGCAGCAACGTCAAATGGCTGAGGAACAAGCCAGACAGCAAATGGCACAGAATCCCATGATGATGCAACAGCGTCAAATGGCAGAAGATCTAGCTAGACAACAGGCTGAACAGAATCCCATGATGATGCAGCAACGTCAGATGGCGGAGGAGCAAGCCAAGATTcaacaaatacaaatgcaGCAGCGTCAGATGGCCGAAGAGCAGgccagacaacaacaacagcaacaacaggcAGCTCAGAATCCTACAATGATGATGCAGCAACGTCAGATGGCAGAGGAAAAGGTCGGAAATCCTCAGGAACAGAGCTCACTGGACGAACAGAAGTGGACGGACGATAAGTTGAGGGCCATGCAGCAGCTTGGCAACATGGCGGAAGATCAACCACGGGATGCTATTGTGGGTGAAGCTGAACCCCAGATGCCCGAAAATGCTGGCCAAGCACGTCATAAAGGTAATCTCTTTGGTGTATTCCGTAACCATGACACTAATCCGTCTCAAACAGTTGATCCCCTCGGTCTGGGCGGTAACAAGCGCAAGAAGTCGAAATCAAATGCATCGCCCACAATAATAAACTACTATCAGTCAGCCAGGCCCAGCTATGCCCCAAGCTATGCTCCCAGCTATGCCCCAAGCTATGCCCCAAGCTATGCCCCAAGCCATGCCCCGAGCTATGCGCCAAGCTATGGCACTAGCTATGGAAATGGTGGCTATGGATCAAATGCCTATGGACCCGCACAGTCCGGAGGCTATAGATCGGCTGCCTTGGGCAATGACGAAATCGATGCGATGCTGCGCCGACATCGTACAATGGCGGTAAGCTTTGAATGAGATTCCAATTAAACCACAATTACTTCTGCACACCACTCAGTCTACACGTACACAgcgtacaattgaacaagtcattTTCATTAAGATTCATACGCTTCATCCTCAATGTCATTAAAACAGGCGACGCATTTCAGACAATAAACCAGCCAGATGACCAGCGGGAGAGGCAAAAGGAGATGACACCACAGTcagcagcaccaacagcagcagaggtGGCAGAAGCTCCAGCAGCTCCACATCATATACAGAAAAGGTTAGCAAACTTTTATACAACCTCAAGGCCAGAGAATGGCCCGATTGGTAATGCCAATCATAAGGGATGCGGTTGTGGTAGTTCCAATTGCCAATGCGGCAAAAGTTGCCAGTGTGGGTCAAAGCGTCTTCAAAGTGCCAAGAGCTGCCAATGTGGCGGATCACATCAAATTCTTCAGAGAAATCGCCGCAGTACAGAATACGGCACACTGGAGACCATAGATGAGGGCTCATTGAATGCCTTGCGTAAGGAATATAGATTGGGCTTGAAGGAGATTACCTTGAGTCCCGATGAGGATCCTGCCGAGGCATTGATGCGCTACAATGCCGCCTCCATACGTGAGGCCTTGGAAAGGGCCAGTTTGGAGCCATTCGAAATAAGTGGCGATCAAATGGCAGAGGGTGAGCAAGCACAAGAGCAAGATCTGGAACAGAGCTATCAGCAAGAGTACGAGCCAATAGAAACGTCTACTGACGCTACCACAACGAGTACCACAATGACACCCACAACTGagacaccaacaccaacatcaacaacaacaacaaccacctccagcaccagcaccaccaccaccaccattcCCCCCACAATTTCTACAGCCACTGAATCATCCATTATCAATACCACTCCCAGTATTGAGGCTGAAGAACAAAATTCAACATCGATTAACAACACCTCCGACTTAGGGGGCAACAAGGAGGAGTTACAAGTTTTACATAAAATCATAGACGAATTGAAAGAGGAATTTGCCTCATTAAGTGAGAAGTGTCGTAATCCTCCATATAAGAAAATTGTGGTGAAAAAAGAGACCACCGATTTGGTCCCAGCCAAAGGCAATGCCATAGATAAGACAGCACATACAGACGCTGATTGGCAAGAAGTGTTGGCCAGTCGTGGCTATGATACCAAATATCTAACCAAGACAAATCAACAGCAATAT from Drosophila willistoni isolate 14030-0811.24 chromosome XL unlocalized genomic scaffold, UCI_dwil_1.1 Seg141, whole genome shotgun sequence includes:
- the LOC6649161 gene encoding defective chorion-1 protein, FC125 isoform isoform X1: MRLQYLLLVLTLIGCQLAVNGQDARATVISGDEAAATVDALGEKGDDASTTNTEDKPQIPSQDAILAQLPPITPLRSGIPSLDAFYMLFPALGSLLRWGSLFPAHTILGAVPDSLPNVSTQPQAAASKVVLVLADDAQAKSRVARQNAGTPALNGPDMFTSLLGQMAPQNLGQMMSPESLGQFVPQVGQALQNFQLPQGLPFQGLDNFLGAPLPVLGAPPPTPAPAPTPKAASDDPAPAPATPPAGSFAAFFNPSNFDAPGLLGQMQAQLPPLPAAPAGTPDFMAGLRQFWPGAAASGGAAGSDAQASDISEVRVKPGEQLAQLKIKTPQDLDQDKEQENVPLLWFRLPISQEESSEKDKTTEDLRIKNKLQAFERQVISELKLLQQIERLAKEMRAQASAQGASPYKLNYPLSRTPVHKITRADIERALRDDYVRRLLHKEAQRKSWIGQKAKYIRDEAAGKETGAALKRQTNLSKDEIIKMMAYAYRMANEQQQQAEEKAKEDKIYAAYRATTQQTGNDHKAKMMRQMAEDEGKQQQQQQQQAEQNPMMMRQITEEQARQQMAQNPMMMQQRQMSEDLARQQAAQNPMMMQQRQMAEEQARQQMSQNPMMMQQRQMAEDLARQQVAQMMQQRQMAEEQARQHMAQNPMMMQQRQMAEEQARQQAAQNPMMMQQRQMAEDQARQQMAQNPMMMQQRQMAEDLARQQAAQNPMMMQQRQMAEEQARQQMAQNPMMMQQRQMAEDLARQQAEQNPMMMQQRQMAEEQAKIQQIQMQQRQMAEEQARQQQQQQQAAQNPTMMMQQRQMAEEKVGNPQEQSSLDEQKWTDDKLRAMQQLGNMAEDQPRDAIVGEAEPQMPENAGQARHKVDPLGLGGNKRKKSKSNASPTIINYYQSARPSYAPSYAPSYAPSYAPSYAPSHAPSYAPSYGTSYGNGGYGSNAYGPAQSGGYRSAALGNDEIDAMLRRHRTMATINQPDDQRERQKEMTPQSAAPTAAEVAEAPAAPHHIQKSLTSTSMISSSERSSKGDDDPSSPTVGSLFGFSDGLLQPYMGLLPISQPNDPWTYKAYDPQHALYTGGGSYASYLKDDGEARRRRDTHIMPQSTATPHQMLTPGMLERLLRIKNEFQRRFPQLYKGMLYHHTNRTRVEVKPPLLVKKKGTEKPVFELGAAEKGLEGQDINADADEEEDAKNEPKESNDISENTDNKDNDVDYFHFDEDDHDDDNDDGDI
- the LOC6649161 gene encoding defective chorion-1 protein, FC106 isoform isoform X2, with amino-acid sequence MRLQYLLLVLTLIGCQLAVNGQDARATVISGDEAAATVDALGEKGDDASTTNTEDKPQIPSQDAILAQLPPITPLRSGIPSLDAFYMLFPALGSLLRWGSLFPAHTILGAVPDSLPNVSTQPQAAASKVVLVLADDAQAKSRVARQNAGTPALNGPDMFTSLLGQMAPQNLGQMMSPESLGQFVPQVGQALQNFQLPQGLPFQGLDNFLGAPLPVLGAPPPTPAPAPTPKAASDDPAPAPATPPAGSFAAFFNPSNFDAPGLLGQMQAQLPPLPAAPAGTPDFMAGLRQFWPGAAASGGAAGSDAQASDISEVRVKPGEQLAQLKIKTPQDLDQDKEQENVPLLWFRLPISQEESSEKDKTTEDLRIKNKLQAFERQVISELKLLQQIERLAKEMRAQASAQGASPYKLNYPLSRTPVHKITRADIERALRDDYVRRLLHKEAQRKSWIGQKAKYIRDEAAGKETGAALKRQTNLSKDEIIKMMAYAYRMANEQQQQAEEKAKEDKIYAAYRATTQQTGNDHKAKMMRQMAEDEGKQQQQQQQQAEQNPMMMRQITEEQARQQMAQNPMMMQQRQMSEDLARQQAAQNPMMMQQRQMAEEQARQQMSQNPMMMQQRQMAEDLARQQVAQMMQQRQMAEEQARQHMAQNPMMMQQRQMAEEQARQQAAQNPMMMQQRQMAEDQARQQMAQNPMMMQQRQMAEDLARQQAAQNPMMMQQRQMAEEQARQQMAQNPMMMQQRQMAEDLARQQAEQNPMMMQQRQMAEEQAKIQQIQMQQRQMAEEQARQQQQQQQAAQNPTMMMQQRQMAEEKVGNPQEQSSLDEQKWTDDKLRAMQQLGNMAEDQPRDAIVGEAEPQMPENAGQARHKVDPLGLGGNKRKKSKSNASPTIINYYQSARPSYAPSYAPSYAPSYAPSYAPSHAPSYAPSYGTSYGNGGYGSNAYGPAQSGGYRSAALGNDEIDAMLRRHRTMAATHFRQ